The proteins below are encoded in one region of Malaclemys terrapin pileata isolate rMalTer1 chromosome 8, rMalTer1.hap1, whole genome shotgun sequence:
- the AFAP1L1 gene encoding actin filament-associated protein 1-like 1 isoform X2, which yields MEKKLAVSTILQKLQPPAEKALDYMYVNTAALQNSTSFVESLFEEFDCDLQDLQDMQEDDGDTSEGIGLELTRSHPSKNAPRDPPPPLPTTPPPEDYYEEALPLGPGKAPEYITSRNSSSPPNSIEDGYYEDADSNYPVTRMNGEQKNSYNDSDAMSSSYESYDEEEEDGKGQRLTHQWPSEEASMNLVKDCRICAFLLRKKRFGQWAKQLTVIKDNKLLCYKSSKDRQPHLEVPLSACSVNYVPKDGRRKKHELRFSLPGAEALVLAVQSKEQAEEWLKVIKEGSSASGGGTGGTEAPTSPVLHCKMDLDKRLSQDKQTSDSDSMAAGENCTPMSRRERGKGKKSGLAELKGSVSRAAGRKITRIISFSKKKPSPEDTQTSSTEEDIPCCGYLNVLVNQCWKERWCCLKGNTLYFHKDRSDLRTHMNAIVLRGCEVVPGLGPKHPLAFRILRSGQEVSALEANCSEDLGRWLGLLLVETGSQKTPETLHYDYVDVETIANIVTAVRHSYLWASASHESQADSSRVVYDDVPYEKVQAEEPLRPSGAQVKRHASSCSESSRRVDPQVKVKRHASNATQYKYGKNRAEEDARMFLTEKEKLEKERASIRNELVTLRKEKRELREAMKSSTGRKLKELEEQVVALEEQCKGKEEQRVDLELKLTEVKDRLKQSLAGGPALGLTVTSKAENGETGNKPNGNPTEHLVPVNCAAEMRKRSPSILPANKGKVLQKAKEWEMKQT from the exons ATGGAGAAGAAACTGGCCGTCTCCACTATCCTGCAAAAGCTGCAGCCCCCTGCAG AGAAGGCTCTGGACTACATGTATGTGAACACCGCAGCCCTGCAGAACAGCACCAGCTTCGTGGAGTCCCTCTTTGAAGAGTTTG ACTGTGATCTGCAGGATCTCCAGGATATGCAGGAGGATGATGGGGACACCAGTGAGGGCATTGGCTTGGAGCTCACAAGGAGCCATCCATCTAAAAAT GCTCCCAGGGACCCTCCTCCACCACTTCCCACAACCCCCCCACCTGAAGATTACTACGAGGAGGCCCTGCCTCTGGGCCCAGGCAAGGCCCCTGAATACATCACCTCACGCA ATAGCTCCAGTCCCCCCAACTCAATCGAGGATGGCTACTATGAGGATGCAGACAGCAACTACCCTGTTACCAGGATGAATGGGGAGCAGAAAAACTCCT ACAATGACTCTGATGCGATGAGCAGCTCCTATGAGTCAtatgatgaagaggaggaggatgggaagggCCAGCGGCTGACACACCAATGGCCGTCAGAGGAAGCGTCTATGAACCTGgtgaaggactgcaggatttgtgcCTTCCTGTTGCGTAAGAAGCGCTTTGGGCAGTGGGCCAAGCAGCTGACAGTCATCAAGGACAACAAACTCCTG TGCTATAAAAGCTCCAAGGACCGGCAGCCACACCTGGAGGTGCCCCTGAGCGCCTGCAGCGTCAACTATGTGCCCAAGGACGGGCGCCGCAAGAAGCATGAGCTGCGCTTCTCTCTGCCAGGGGCCGAGGCTCTGGTgctggcagtgcagagcaaagAGCAGGCTGAGGAGTGGCTGAAG GTGATAAAGGAAGGGAGCAGTGCCAGTGGAGGAGGAACAGGTGGGACTGAAGCCCCTACATCCCCCGTGCTGCATTGCAAGATGGACCTTGACAAG AGGTTATCGCAAGACAAACAGACGTCTGACTCGGACAGCATGGCAGCAGGGGAGAACTGCACCCCCATGAGCCGAAGGGAGCGCG GGAAAGGCAAGAAAAGCGGCTTGGCTGAACTGAAGGGCTCGGTGAGCCGGGCAGCTGGGAGGAAAATCACCAGGATCATCAGCTTCTCCAAAAAGAAGCCATCCCCTGAGGACACCCAGACGTCCTCCACCGAGGAGGACATCCCCTGCTGTG GTTATCTGAATGTCCTGGTTAACCAGTGCTGGAAGGAGCGTTGGTGTTGCTTGAAAGGCAACACGCTCTATTTCCACAAGGACCGCTCCGACTTGCGGACACACATGAATGCCATCGTCCTGCGTGGCTGTGAGGTGGTGCCAGGCCTGGGCCCTAAACACCCGCTTGCTTTCCGCATCCTTCGCAGTGGGCAGGAGGTCTCTGCCTTGGAG GCAAACTGCTCTGAAGATCTGGGCCGCTGGCTCGGCCTCCTGCTGGTTGAGACTGGCTCTCAGAAAACCCCGGAGACCTTGCACTATGACTACGTGGATGTAGAGACAATAGCCAACATAGTCACCGCTGTGAGACACTCCTATCT GTGGGCCAGCGCCTCCCACGAGAGCCAGGCTGACTCCTCCCGGGTGGTGTATGATGACGTCCCCTACGAGAAGGTGCAG GCAGAGGAGCCACTACGGCCGTCGGGGGCCCAGGTGAAGCGGCATGCCTCGTCCTGCAGTGAGTCGTCACGCCGCGTGGACCCGCAAGTCAAAGTCAAAAGACATGCATCAA ATGCCACCCAGTACAAGTATGGGAAGAACCGGGCCGAGGAGGACGCCCGGATGTTCCTGACGGAAAAAGAGAAGCTGGAGAAGGAGAGAGCTTCTATCCGGAATGAGTTGGTGACCCTGCGGAAGGAAAAGAGGGAGCTCCGGGAGGCCATGAAAAGTAGCACAG GGAGGAAGCTGAAGGAGCTAGAGGAGCAGGTGGTGGCCCTGGAGGAGCAGTGcaaagggaaggaggagcagCGCGTAGACCTAGAGCTCAAGCTGACGGAGGTGAAGGACCGGCTGAAACAGTCGCTAGCAGGAGGGCCGGCTCTGGGGCTCACCGTGACCAGTAAAGCTGAAAATGGG gagactGGAAATAAGCCAAATGGGAACCCCACGGAGCACTTGGTCCCGGTGAACTGTGCAGCGGAAATGAGGAAGAGGAGCCCCTCCATCCTCCCTGCCAACAAGGGAAAAGTGCTACAGAAGGCCAAG GAGTGGGAGATGAAGCAAACCTAA
- the AFAP1L1 gene encoding actin filament-associated protein 1-like 1 isoform X1, with product MDRLSVLDQLLPELSVLLKLLDHEYLSTTTMEKKLAVSTILQKLQPPAEKALDYMYVNTAALQNSTSFVESLFEEFDCDLQDLQDMQEDDGDTSEGIGLELTRSHPSKNAPRDPPPPLPTTPPPEDYYEEALPLGPGKAPEYITSRNSSSPPNSIEDGYYEDADSNYPVTRMNGEQKNSYNDSDAMSSSYESYDEEEEDGKGQRLTHQWPSEEASMNLVKDCRICAFLLRKKRFGQWAKQLTVIKDNKLLCYKSSKDRQPHLEVPLSACSVNYVPKDGRRKKHELRFSLPGAEALVLAVQSKEQAEEWLKVIKEGSSASGGGTGGTEAPTSPVLHCKMDLDKRLSQDKQTSDSDSMAAGENCTPMSRRERGKGKKSGLAELKGSVSRAAGRKITRIISFSKKKPSPEDTQTSSTEEDIPCCGYLNVLVNQCWKERWCCLKGNTLYFHKDRSDLRTHMNAIVLRGCEVVPGLGPKHPLAFRILRSGQEVSALEANCSEDLGRWLGLLLVETGSQKTPETLHYDYVDVETIANIVTAVRHSYLWASASHESQADSSRVVYDDVPYEKVQAEEPLRPSGAQVKRHASSCSESSRRVDPQVKVKRHASNATQYKYGKNRAEEDARMFLTEKEKLEKERASIRNELVTLRKEKRELREAMKSSTGRKLKELEEQVVALEEQCKGKEEQRVDLELKLTEVKDRLKQSLAGGPALGLTVTSKAENGETGNKPNGNPTEHLVPVNCAAEMRKRSPSILPANKGKVLQKAKEWEMKQT from the exons TGCTGGACCAGCTCCTCCCGGAGCTCAGTGTGCTGCTCAAGTTGCTGGATCATGAGTACCTGAGCACTACCACCATGGAGAAGAAACTGGCCGTCTCCACTATCCTGCAAAAGCTGCAGCCCCCTGCAG AGAAGGCTCTGGACTACATGTATGTGAACACCGCAGCCCTGCAGAACAGCACCAGCTTCGTGGAGTCCCTCTTTGAAGAGTTTG ACTGTGATCTGCAGGATCTCCAGGATATGCAGGAGGATGATGGGGACACCAGTGAGGGCATTGGCTTGGAGCTCACAAGGAGCCATCCATCTAAAAAT GCTCCCAGGGACCCTCCTCCACCACTTCCCACAACCCCCCCACCTGAAGATTACTACGAGGAGGCCCTGCCTCTGGGCCCAGGCAAGGCCCCTGAATACATCACCTCACGCA ATAGCTCCAGTCCCCCCAACTCAATCGAGGATGGCTACTATGAGGATGCAGACAGCAACTACCCTGTTACCAGGATGAATGGGGAGCAGAAAAACTCCT ACAATGACTCTGATGCGATGAGCAGCTCCTATGAGTCAtatgatgaagaggaggaggatgggaagggCCAGCGGCTGACACACCAATGGCCGTCAGAGGAAGCGTCTATGAACCTGgtgaaggactgcaggatttgtgcCTTCCTGTTGCGTAAGAAGCGCTTTGGGCAGTGGGCCAAGCAGCTGACAGTCATCAAGGACAACAAACTCCTG TGCTATAAAAGCTCCAAGGACCGGCAGCCACACCTGGAGGTGCCCCTGAGCGCCTGCAGCGTCAACTATGTGCCCAAGGACGGGCGCCGCAAGAAGCATGAGCTGCGCTTCTCTCTGCCAGGGGCCGAGGCTCTGGTgctggcagtgcagagcaaagAGCAGGCTGAGGAGTGGCTGAAG GTGATAAAGGAAGGGAGCAGTGCCAGTGGAGGAGGAACAGGTGGGACTGAAGCCCCTACATCCCCCGTGCTGCATTGCAAGATGGACCTTGACAAG AGGTTATCGCAAGACAAACAGACGTCTGACTCGGACAGCATGGCAGCAGGGGAGAACTGCACCCCCATGAGCCGAAGGGAGCGCG GGAAAGGCAAGAAAAGCGGCTTGGCTGAACTGAAGGGCTCGGTGAGCCGGGCAGCTGGGAGGAAAATCACCAGGATCATCAGCTTCTCCAAAAAGAAGCCATCCCCTGAGGACACCCAGACGTCCTCCACCGAGGAGGACATCCCCTGCTGTG GTTATCTGAATGTCCTGGTTAACCAGTGCTGGAAGGAGCGTTGGTGTTGCTTGAAAGGCAACACGCTCTATTTCCACAAGGACCGCTCCGACTTGCGGACACACATGAATGCCATCGTCCTGCGTGGCTGTGAGGTGGTGCCAGGCCTGGGCCCTAAACACCCGCTTGCTTTCCGCATCCTTCGCAGTGGGCAGGAGGTCTCTGCCTTGGAG GCAAACTGCTCTGAAGATCTGGGCCGCTGGCTCGGCCTCCTGCTGGTTGAGACTGGCTCTCAGAAAACCCCGGAGACCTTGCACTATGACTACGTGGATGTAGAGACAATAGCCAACATAGTCACCGCTGTGAGACACTCCTATCT GTGGGCCAGCGCCTCCCACGAGAGCCAGGCTGACTCCTCCCGGGTGGTGTATGATGACGTCCCCTACGAGAAGGTGCAG GCAGAGGAGCCACTACGGCCGTCGGGGGCCCAGGTGAAGCGGCATGCCTCGTCCTGCAGTGAGTCGTCACGCCGCGTGGACCCGCAAGTCAAAGTCAAAAGACATGCATCAA ATGCCACCCAGTACAAGTATGGGAAGAACCGGGCCGAGGAGGACGCCCGGATGTTCCTGACGGAAAAAGAGAAGCTGGAGAAGGAGAGAGCTTCTATCCGGAATGAGTTGGTGACCCTGCGGAAGGAAAAGAGGGAGCTCCGGGAGGCCATGAAAAGTAGCACAG GGAGGAAGCTGAAGGAGCTAGAGGAGCAGGTGGTGGCCCTGGAGGAGCAGTGcaaagggaaggaggagcagCGCGTAGACCTAGAGCTCAAGCTGACGGAGGTGAAGGACCGGCTGAAACAGTCGCTAGCAGGAGGGCCGGCTCTGGGGCTCACCGTGACCAGTAAAGCTGAAAATGGG gagactGGAAATAAGCCAAATGGGAACCCCACGGAGCACTTGGTCCCGGTGAACTGTGCAGCGGAAATGAGGAAGAGGAGCCCCTCCATCCTCCCTGCCAACAAGGGAAAAGTGCTACAGAAGGCCAAG GAGTGGGAGATGAAGCAAACCTAA